In the genome of Miscanthus floridulus cultivar M001 unplaced genomic scaffold, ASM1932011v1 fs_118_1, whole genome shotgun sequence, one region contains:
- the LOC136530389 gene encoding uncharacterized protein — protein MCSCSRDDRCRTAGARSRGAAGQSGAGAWAWPPAGPRRRAAGGRRLAGLAAWGGDQEKARRRTGGAAAGSDRESPEDERQRPDGVAGRGDGRREGGSGRAQGGRGRGRAALPAAAGHGGAGQRAARGSGRRRPAWRAGAAGKRGGAGQRLPAAARGRRGAADLAAAGRGGAAQGGRAATRGPAAAR, from the coding sequence ATGTGCAGCTGCAGCAGAGATGACAGATGCAGGACTGCAGGAGCCAGGAGCAGGGGGGCAGCCGGCCAGTCGGGAGCAGGAGCCTGGGCGTGGCCGCCGGCCGGGCCACGGCGGAGGGCAGCCGGCGGGAGGCGGCTTGCCGGCTTGGCGGCTTGGGGAGGAGACCAAGAGAAGGCAAGGAGAAGAACGGGCGGCGCCGCAGCGGGCAGCGACAGGGAGAGCCCGGAGGACGAGCGCCAGAGGCCGGACGGAGTAGCTGGGAGGGGAGATGGCCGGCGGGAGGGGGGGTCTGGCCGGGCGCAGGGGGGACGAGGCCGGGGCAGGGCGGCGCTGCCGGCCGCGGCTGGCCACGGCGGGGCGGGGCAGCGCGCTGCGCGCGGCAGCGgccggcggcggccggcgtggCGGGCCGGCGCGGCCGGGAAACGCGGCGGGGCGGGGCAGCGGCTGCCTGCGGCCGCGCGCGGGCGCCGGGGCGCGGCGGATCTGGCCGCGGCCGGCCGCGGCGGGGCGGCGCAGGGCGGGCGCGCGGCCACGcgggggccggcggcggcgcggtga
- the LOC136530392 gene encoding uncharacterized protein — protein MANRDWMYTGFARKDEDWVRGTSNFLDQAFGPVARGSIRMPCPYRSCKNSKRKIKDEIWKDLYRNGYVEDYKTWIFHGEKARIREEVRAELEKFDGDAGVDDMIVDFNEARGNERLVEEDPEETAKAFYEMMESAKKPLHKYTTLSQLECMGRLMGLKSQLNMSREGFNLMLQIFGEMLPEGHELPKNEYTSQKLLRALKMDYESIHACPNGCVLFRGEDLESATHCPKCKASRFVEVERSDGTKKQSPIPEKVLRYLPVIPRLQRLYMTEESAKQMRWHKNGKRYSGNMVHPSDGDAWKYFDAQHPRKAEEARNVRVAFATDGFNPYGMMAAPYTCWPVFVIPLNLPPGVMFDPKNVFLSLIIPGHPGNNMGVFMQPLWDELLRAWEKGVRTYDRASKRNFIMHVWYQYSLHDFLAYGIFSGWCVHGKFPCPTCKATVMFTWLKKGGKYSSFDKHRQFLDDNHEFRRDTKHFTKGVEVTDPKPEIMSGAQILA, from the coding sequence ATGGCtaaccgtgattggatgtacacgggctttgCAAGAAAGGACGAGGATTGGGTTAGGGGGACCTCTAATTTCCTAGACCAAGCATTTGGCCCGGTTGCTAGAGGGTCGattcggatgccgtgtccctATAGGAGTTGTAAGAactcaaaaagaaaaataaaggatGAGATTTGGAAAGATCTGTACAGAAACGGCTATGTGGAAGATTACAAGACGTGGATCTTCCATGGTGAAAAAGcccgtattagagaggaggtgagaGCAGAGCTCGAGAAGTTTGATGGCGATGCCGGGGTGGATGACATGATTGTAGACTTCAACGAGGCACGTGGCAATGAAAGATTGGTGGAGGAGGATCCAGAggaaaccgcaaaggcgttctatgaaATGATGGAGTCGGCAAAGAAGCCACTTCACAAGTATACAACACTATCGCAACTGGAATGCATGGGACgtctaatggggttgaagtcgcagTTGAACATGAGTCGGGAAGGCTTTAATCTCATGTTGCAAATATTTGGGGAaatgcttccggagggtcacgaGCTGCCGAAGAATGAGTACACGTCACAGaagctccttcgtgcacttaagatggaCTATGAGTCGATCCATGCTTGTCCTaatgggtgcgtcctatttagggggGAAGACCTTGAGAGCGCAacacactgtccaaagtgcaaagccTCTAGGTTTGTGGAGGTAGAGCGTAGTGATGGCACGAAGAAACAGTCGCCGATCCCAgagaaggtcctacggtaccttcctgtcataccgaggctgcaacggctgtacatgacggaggagtccgcgaaacaaatgagatggcacaagaatggcaaacgATACAGTGGCAacatggtacacccatcggatggtgatgcatggaagtacttcgATGCCCAACATCCGAGGAAAGCAgaggaggctcggaatgtacgtgTAGCATTCGCAACTGATGGGTTCAACCCGTATGGAATGATGGCGGCaccgtacacttgttggcccgtgtttgtgatacccctcaatctcccccccggcgtTATGTTTGATCCAAAGAACGTCTTCTTGTCGCTGATAATACCTGGACATCCGGgcaacaatatgggtgtgttcatgcagcCACTATGGGATGAATTGCTACGTGCTTGGGAGAAGGGAGTCCGTACATACGATCGAGCTTCAAAGAGGAACTTcataatgcatgtgtggtaccagtaTTCGTTGCACGACTTCTTGGCGTATGGCATATTCAGtgggtggtgtgttcacgggaagttcccttgcCCAACATGCAAGGCAACCGTGATGTTCACCTGGctcaagaagggtggcaagtattcgtcttttgacaaacatcgtcaattcctagatGACAACCATGAGTTTAGACGAGACACCAAGCACTTCACAAAAGGTGTTGAAGTCACCGACCCCAAACCTGAGATTATGAGCGGTGCACAGATCCTTGCCTag
- the LOC136530393 gene encoding peroxidase 40-like, with the protein MAHSTTLALHLLVVVVLALTFAASASVSAPVNKSCVTGSAGASVSIGYGGARASAGAGVSLGADAYRTTCPRAEEVVRAVVERAVAADPRMAASLLRLHFHDCFVNGCDGSVLLDDKPFFVGEKTAVPNANSLRGFEVIDAIKAELERECPETVSCADLLAIAARDSVVVSGGPNWEVEVGRKDSRTASLQGANINLPAPTSGVATLVQKFRSIGLSAKDMVALSGAHTIGKARCTSFSARLAGVGGVSEGGAGAFKDLTFLQSLQQLCTGSAGSALAHLDLATPATFDNQYYINLLSGDGLLPSDQALASPSSGAGAVPGVEADVASLVAIYAFDASVFFQDFAESMLRMGRLAPGAGTSGEVRRNCRVVNSSG; encoded by the exons ATGGCTCACTCCACCACCTTGGCCCTGCACCTGCTGGTCGTCGTCGTGCTGGCGCTCACCTTTGCTGCCTCTGCCAGTGTCTCCGCCCCCGTCAACAAGTCGTGCGTCACAGGTAGCGCCGGCGCCAGTGTGAGCATCGGCTACGGCGGGGCAAGAGCCAGCGCCGGCGCTGGCGTGTCCCTTGGCGCCGACGCGTACCGGACCACCTGCCCCCGCGCCGAGGAGGTCGTCCGTGCGGTCGTCGAGAGGGCCGTCGCTGCCGACCCACGCATGGCTGCTTCTCTCCTGCGCCTCCAtttccacgactgcttcgtcaAC GGCTGTGACGGCTCCGTTCTTCTGGACGACAAGCCGTTCTTCGTTGGCGAGAAGACGGCTGTGCCCAACGCCAACTCGCTCAGGGGCTTCGAGGTCATTGACGCCATCAAGGCCGAGCTGGAGCGGGAGTGCCCAGAGACAGTCTCCTGTGCCGACCTCCTTGCCATCGCTGCCCGTGACTCCGTCGTGGTG TCGGGCGGGCCGAACTGGGAGGTAGAGGTCGGCCGGAAGGACAGCCGCACCGCCAGCCTGCAGGGCGCCAACATCAACCTCCCAGCACCGACGTCTGGCGTCGCCACCCTCGTGCAGAAGTTCAGGAGCATCGGCCTCTCTGCCAAGGACATGGTCGCACTCTCCG GCGCGCACACCATCGGGAAAGCGCGGTGCACTTCGTTCAGTGCGCGCCTTGCCGGCGTCGGCGGCGTCTCGGAAGGCGGCGCGGGCGCGTTCAAGGACCTGACCTTCCTGCAGTCGCTGCAGCAGCTGTGCACGGGATCGGCTGGATCGGCGCTGGCGCACCTGGACCTCGCCACACCGGCGACCTTCGACAACCAGTACTACATCAACCTGCTCTCCGGCGACGGCCTGCTGCCATCAGACCAGGCGCTAGCGTCGCCGTCGTCGGGTGCGGGTGCCGTGCCTGGGGTAGAGGCGGACGTCGCCAGCCTCGTCGCCATCTATGCCTTCGACGCGTCCGTGTTCTTCCAGGACTTCGCGGAGTCCATGCTGCGGATGGGGAGGCTTGCACCCGGCGCCGGCACCAGTGGCGAGGTCCGCCGGAACTGCCGGGTGGTGAACAGCTCCGGCTAG